From Triticum urartu cultivar G1812 chromosome 2, Tu2.1, whole genome shotgun sequence, a single genomic window includes:
- the LOC125540478 gene encoding putative 1-phosphatidylinositol-3-phosphate 5-kinase FAB1D has product MNINTLIITTSTSSISRDGSVDGKPNRVHFLLPAYQTTVKQPDHSDGATEFNNPEEGDAVWVPPEPATNDDDTNHLGVHTNDDDDDDDDEWHDGISWGQPSSSDSEPSPSPSPREDRHTGMLKAMDKQLKMLTTRFLTSAGISLPHEDDGGESWLDIVTALSWEAALLIKPDGKAGNEMDPGSYIKVKRVASGTRRQCEVINGLVFRKYAAHKHMPTKCHNPKLLLLGGTLGDSDVGLSSFDSMGQEKDHLEKAISQVMEKCAPDVILVEKTVSRDIQELLLNQGVTLVLDMKLDRLQRIARCSGSPIVSVLDIMTTTKLKQCDYFHIEKMVEEHNSAGDGGKRTLKTLMFLEGFPRPLGCTILLRGANSEELKKVKQVMLYTVFAAYHLVLEASFFEDQRVFLNAPNSVGMKEGPSFPVSHAENGVRYNRSVEHISDAEASTAHSANSDALHSPTDGCSSGLTEGASKTIHSNHALPSEKMLVTSVSGSLRGFIDKFRHQNIYLPVTSQETADHQKEGTPELNQEVPSEGLHAMVMTDGPVDYSGEYTDSLKDFQKQTDQQMMLAGHPTIGKHEQLSVAFENEEQHSTPYSEEKTLHIDEADDVLDSQSILILMSSQCIAKQVICEQSHLSRINYYGNFDVSLGRYLQDILQNQNLSCFSCGEPPEAHMYSYTHRDGNLTVLVKRLLPEHRLSGESKGKIWMWTRCLRCEQESGISKSSRRVMMSAEARNLSFGKFLELSFSSHSADRRLSVCGHSVNRDCLRFFGLGSKVAMFQYSSVEIYNACKPQQTLEFHNPSTHELFEQQGRNVLARGVTIFTEVENIIEHMKNQFPEVVINCGTILPVEEFSQLEEMLVNEKAEFVDFLMKAVDRHGVSRSSVHEILDVNWLYQDLLLGQYVWDRRLHGLLLCKSAGKERMSNSMKKVTIELTHDRTATGPEADDIAEENGSIEPVQFGELGVNRHSSAVTDETHQDRHYEKQASAPSRTSGILDAQGQGNGPTVQRSISFKQEPLGIQQFRVSEWEDREKWVWSPLSELRLAYRQELQAGCLEKFELVNRYSPSHLPPLHKQSAEEAPSPRFVVGPGGNVLSVSEDEISSIISRALTISEDRRHLLDSIVESHASDTTSMLSESSSSASSSSWSSESSDSEAGFLSDELYNYDSSLLSSSLHPEISVNGKANLKGKYSVICVHANQFYTLRQKCCPSELAYVASLSRCKKWNAQGGKSKAFFAKTMDGRFIVKQIQKTEFESFIEFAPDYFKHVYHSLDTGSQTCLAKILGIYQVKQIRHGKEVKIDLMVMENLLFGHNVSRIYDLKGAVFSRYIADSSDPHTVYLDQNFVEDMRVSPIYIGGRTKHLLQRAIWNDTSFLTSVNVMDYSLLVGVDEQNHEFVLGIIDYLRQYTWDKQLETWAKTSLVVPKNESPTVISPREYKKRFRKFMAKYFLTVPDDWTTAKKSSGTCKYCTRGNCNLSKIDSQKPQLRAESCSIQ; this is encoded by the exons ATGAATATCAATACGCTCATCATCACAACCAGCACCAGCAGTATCAGTAG GGATGGCAGCGTCGACGGTAAACCGAACCGTGTCCATTTCCTGCTGCCGGCGTACCAAACCACGGTCAAGCAACCTGACCACTCTGACGGTGCCACTGAATTCAATAACCCTGAGGAGGGTGATGCCGTCTGGGTACCGCCAGAGCCGGCCACCAACGATGATGATACCAACCATTTGGGCGTGCACACaaatgatgatgatgacgacgacgatgatgaatGGCATGATGGTATCAGTTGGGGGCAGCCAAGCTCCAGTGACTCTGAACCCAGCCCAAGTCCTAGTCCCAGGGAGGACAGGCACACCGGGATGCTCAAGGCCATGGACAAGCAGCTAAAGATGCTCACAACCCGATTCCTAACGTCTGCAGGCATATCCTTGCCCCACGAAGATGACGGCGGCGAAAGCTGGCTCGACATCGTAACCGCCCTGTCCTGGGAGGCTGCTCTGCTCATCAAGCCTGACGGCAAAGCCGGAAATGAAATGGACCCTGGGTCTTATATCAAGGTCAAGCGCGTCGCCTCCGGCACCCGCCGACAGTG TGAGGTGATCAACGGGTTGGTGTTCAGGAAGTATGCAGCTCACAAGCacatgcccaccaagtgccacaACCCCAAGCTGCTGCTGCTCGGAGGCACCCTCGGGGACTCCGATGTCGGTCTATCATCATTTGATTCCATGGGACAG GAAAAGGACCATTTGGAAAAGGCCATCAGCCAAGTGATGGAGAAATGTGCTCCAGATGTCATCCTGGTGGAGAAAACAGTTTCACGGGACATACAGGAGCTTCTACTGAACCAAGGTGTCACTCTGGTGCTCGATATGAAGCTCGACCGGTTGCAGAGAATTGCTCGCTGTTCTGGATCTCCTATAGTCTCTGTCTTAGACATCATGACCACGACGAAGCTGAAGCAGTGCGACTATTTCCACATAGAAAAGATGGTGGAGGAGCATAACAGTGCCGGTGATGGAGGGAAGAGGACATTGAAAACATTGATGTTCTTGGAAGGCTTTCCCAGGCCGTTGGGCTGCACG ATATTATTGCGAGGAGCAAATAGCGAAGAACTGAAGAAAGTCAAGCAAGTCATGCTCTACACCGTGTTTGCAGCGTACCACCTGGTTCTTGAGGCATCCTTCTTTGAAGATCAGAGGGTATTCTTGAATGCTCCAAACTCTGTTGGTATGAAGGAAGGGCCATCATTTCCTGTCAGTCATGCAGAGAATGGTGTCAGGTATAACAGATCCGTGGAGCACATTTCTGATGCAGAGGCAAGTACTGCTCATTCTGCAAATTCAGATGCCTTACACTCACCGACGGATGGCTGCTCGAGTGGGCTCACGGAGGGTGCAAGTAAAACcatccattcaaatcatgcacttCCTTCTGAAAAAATGCTAGTAACATCAGTCTCGGGATCACTGAGAGGATTCATCGATAAATTCCGCCATCAGAATATTTATCTACCTGTCACTTCTCAAGAGACAGCTGATCACCAGAAAGAAGGTACACCTGAGCTCAATCAAGAAGTACCAAGTGAAGGTCTTCATGCCATGGTAATGACTGATGGACCAGTTGATTATTCCGGTGAGTACACGGATAGTTTAAAAGATTTCCAGAAACAAACAGATCAGCAAATGATGCTGGCTGGTCATCCAACAATTGGAAAACATGAGCAATTGTCAGTTGCATTTGAAAATGAGGAGCAACACAGCACCCCTTACAGTGAAGAGAAAACCTTACACATTGACGAGGCTGATGACGTGTTGGATTCTCAAAGCATACTGATTTTGATGTCTAGCCAATGCATCGCAAAACAGGTCATTTGTGAGCAGAGTCATCTGTCCCGTATCAATTATTATGGAAATTTTGACGTCTCCTTAGGACGATATTTGCAAGACATTTTGCAGAATCAG AACCTAAGCTGTTTCTCATGCGGAGAGCCTCCGGAGGCTCACATGTACTCTTACACCCACCGCGATGGTAACCTGACAGTTCTTGTGAAGCGTTTGCTGCCTGAGCATCGCTTGTCTGGTGAATCCAAAGGAAAAATTTGGATGTGGACTAGATGCCTAAGATGTGAGCAGGAAAGCGGAATATCCAAATCATCTCGAAGAGTGATGATGTCGGCTGAGGCACGGAATCTCTCATTCGGGAAGTTCCTTGAACTCAGCTTTTCAAGCCACTCTGCTGATAGAAGGCTATCAGTGTGTGGACACTCGGTGAACAGGGACTGCTTGCGCTTTTTTGG GCTGGGCTCCAAAGTTGCAATGTTTCAGTATTCATCAGTCGAAATATACAACGCCTGCAAACCACAGCAAACCCTTGAGTTCCATAATCCCAGTACACATGAGTTGTTCGAGCAACAGGGGAGAAAT GTTCTTGCCAGAGGAGTTACCATTTTCACTGAAGTTGAAAACATAATAGAGCACATGAAGAATCAGTTTCCTGAGGTGGTGATCAACTGCGGCACCATCCTTCCCGTTGAAGAGTTTTCTCAACTCGAAGAGATGTTGGTTAATGAGAAAGCCGAGTTTGTG GATTTTCTCATGAAGGCTGTTGATCGGCATGGGGTGTCTAGGTCCTCGGTGCATGAGATTCTTGATGTAAATTGGCTCTATCAGGACCTTCTGCTTGGACAGTATGTCTGGGACCGTCGGTTGCATGGACTTCTACTTTGTAAATCTGCTGGAAAAGAAAGAATGAGTAACAGCATGAAGAAGGTGACTATTGAACTTACTCATGACCGAACGGCAACTGGACCCGAGGCCGATGATATCGCCGAGGAAAATGGATCTATTGAGCCAGTGCAGTTTGGTGAACTGGGGGTGAACAGACATTCATCAGCAGTGACTGATGAAACCCATCAGGATAGGCACTATGAAAAGCAAGCTAGCGCACCGTCCAGAACATCAGGTATATTGGATGCTCAGGGGCAGGGAAATGGTCCAACGGTACAACGTTCGATATCCTTTAAGCAAGAGCCACTTGGTATTCAACAATTCAGAGTTTCTGAATGGGAGGACAGGGAGAAATGGGTCTGGAGTCCACTTAGTGAGTTAAGATTGGCTTACAGGCAGGAGCTTCAGGCCGGATGTTTGGAAAAATTTGAGCTTGTTAACCGCTACTCGCCATCTCATCTGCCACCCTTGCACAAACAATCTGCTGAAGAGGCGCCCTCTCCACGGTTCGTCGTTGGTCCGGGTGGCAATGTCTTGTCTGTGTCAGAGGATGAGATATCCAGCATAATCTCCCGTGCTCTCACCATATCCGAGGACCGCCGCCACCTGCTGGATTCTATTGTCGAGAGTCATGCATCGGACACTACTAGCATGTTATCCGAATCTTCCTCTTCCgcctcttcatcatcctggtCATCTGAATCTtcagattctgaagcaggcttttTGTCCGACGAACTGTACAACTACGACAGCTCGCTCCTGTCATCCTCCCTCCATCCGGAGATATCTGTCAACGGGAAAGCAAATCTCAAAGGAAAATATTCAGTTATATGTGTGCACGCTAATCAGTTCTACACTCTTAGACAGAAATGCTGTCCATCTGAGCTTGCATACGTCGCTTCCTTAAGCCGATGCAAGAAATGGAACGCGCAAGGCGGAAAGAGCAAGGCTTTCTTTGCGAAAACAATGGATGGCAGGTTCATCGTCAAGCAAATACAGAAGACAGAGTTCGAGTCTTTCATAGAGTTTGCCCCGGATTACTTCAAGCATGTTTACCACTCTCTCGACACCGGGAGCCAAACCTGCCTTGCCAAAATTCTAGGCATCTATCAG GTTAAGCAGATAAGGCACGGCAAGGAAGTGAAGATTGATCTGATGGTGATGGAAAATCTCCTCTTTGGACACAATGTGTCACGGATATACGATCTTAAAGGTGCGGTTTTCTCTCGATACATAGCTGACTCGAGTGACCCTCACACTGTCTACTTGGATCAAAACTTTGTGGAGGACATGCGTGTTTCTCCAATCTATATTGGTGGAAGAACAAAACATCTCTTGCAGCGGGCGATCTGGAACGATACATCTTTTCTCACG TCAGTTAATGTTATGGATTACTCTCTACTAGTGGGAGTCGATGAACAAAACCATGAATTTGTACTTGGCATCATCGATTACCTGAGGCAATACACATGGGACAAGCAACTGGAGACATGGGCGAAAACTTCTCTCGTAGTGCCGAAGAATGAGTCGCCGACAGTGATTTCACCCAGGGAGTACAAGAAAAGGTTCAGGAAGTTCATGGCCAAGTATTTCCTAACGGTCCCAGATGATTGGACCACCGCGAAGAAGAGTTCAGGGACCTGTAAATATTGCACTCGCGGCAACTGTAACTTGTCAAAGATCGACAGCCAGAAGCCTCAACTTCGAGCCGAGTCGTGCTCTATCCAGTGA
- the LOC125540479 gene encoding UDP-galactose transporter 1-like — MESAAGGGLGSMRAVLAILQWWGFNVTVIIINKWIFQKLDFKFPLTVSCVHFICSSIGAYVAIHVLKAKPLIQVEPEDRWKRIFPMSFVFCMNIVLGNVSLRYIPVSFMQTIKSFTPATTVILQWLVWSKHFEWRIWASLVPIVGGILLTSMTELSFNVFGFCAAMIGCLATSTKTILAESLLHGYKFDSINTVYYMAPFATMILALPAMLLEGGGVIDWFYTHDSVFSSLIIILGSGVLAFCLNFSIFYVIHSTTAVTFNVAGNLKVAVAVLVSWLIFRNPISPMNAIGCAITLVGCTFYGYVRHLISQQQAAALLGSQGTNSPRSRVEMLPLVGDKEDKV, encoded by the exons atggagtcggccgccggcggCGGGCTGGGCAGCATGCGAGCCGTGCTTGCCATCCTCCAGTGGTGGGGCTTCAACGtcaccgtcatcatcatcaacaagtGGATCTTCCAG AAGCTGGATTTCAAGTTCCCCCTGACGGTGTCCTGCGTCCACTTCATATGCTCCTCGATAGGGGCTTATGTCGCGATCCACGTGCTCAAGGCGAAGCCGCTGATTCAGGTCGAGCCCGAGGACCGCTGGAAGAGGATCTTCCCCATGTCATTCGTGTTCTGCATGAACATCGTGCTCGGGAACGTCAGCCTGCGCTACATCCCTGTCTCCTTCATGCAGACCATTAAATCGTTCACCCCTGCAACCACAG TTATTCTGCAGTGGTTGGTTTGGAGCAAGCACTTCGAGTGGCGCATATGGGCTTCGCTGGTCCCGATAGTCGGGGGAATACTTCTGACCTCAATGACAGAGCTTAGTTTCAACGTTTTTGGTTTCTGTGCTGCCATGATTGGCTGCCTCGCCACGTCTACCAAGACCATCTTGGCAGAGTCCCTGCTCCACGGATACAAATTTGACAG CATTAACACAGTGTACTACATGGCACCCTTTGCCACCATGATACTGGCTCTGCCAGCAATGTTGCTTGAGGGAGGTGGCGTAATCGACTGGTTCTACACACATGACTCTGTTTTTTCTTCGTTGATCATCATCCTAGGCTCAGGGGTGCTTGCGTTTTGCCTCAACTTCTCCATCTTCTATGTGATCCATTCAACCACCGCAGTGACCTTCAATGTTGCTGGCAACCTTAAA GTTGCTGTTGCAGTATTGGTCTCATGGCTGATCTTCCGGAACCCGATCTCCCCAATGAATGCAATCGGATGCGCAATCACGCTCGTCGGCTGTACTTTCTATGGGTATGTGAGGCATCTCATCTCCCAACAGCAGGCTGCTGCCCTCCTGGGGAGCCAAGGAACGAACTCGCCAAGAAGTCGGGTGGAGATGCTCCCCCTTGTAGGCGACAAGGAAGACAAGGTCTAG